Proteins from one Staphylococcus sp. IVB6214 genomic window:
- a CDS encoding phage portal protein, with the protein MAEIADSIFQKIKQKLVGNWIDKTVDNIYDFSPWRNKSFWGVINNSLETNETIFAAVTKLSNSLASMPIKLYENYEIINTEVSDLLTTSPNNSLSSFDFINQIETVRNEKGNAYVLIERDIFAQPKKLFLLNPDVVEMAIENNSNELYFVIHAATGKHLYVHNTDMMHFKHIVASNMVKGISPIDVLKNTMDFDKALRSFNLREMDKPDSFVLTYGSNVDKDKRNEVINDFKAFYQENGGILFQEPGVTIDQLPRKYVSEDIVASENLTRERVANVFQIPSVFLNADSKTTFSKNEELNRFFLQHTLLPIIKQYEEEFNRKLLTIDDRKKGRYFKFNVKSYLRADSATQADVYFKALRSGYYTINEIREWEDLPPVENGDKPLISGDLYPIDTPLEMRKSLKGGDTNEKRSNILPNEQEGK; encoded by the coding sequence GTGGCTGAAATCGCAGATAGTATCTTTCAAAAAATCAAGCAAAAACTTGTTGGGAATTGGATAGACAAAACAGTTGATAACATTTATGACTTCTCACCTTGGCGTAATAAGAGTTTTTGGGGCGTCATTAATAATAGCCTAGAGACTAACGAAACCATCTTTGCTGCTGTTACTAAATTATCTAACTCATTAGCAAGTATGCCTATTAAATTGTATGAAAACTACGAGATAATTAATACTGAAGTGTCAGATTTGCTAACAACATCGCCTAACAACTCTCTAAGTAGTTTTGATTTTATAAATCAAATCGAAACAGTGAGAAACGAAAAAGGAAACGCATATGTATTGATTGAAAGAGATATTTTTGCACAACCTAAAAAATTATTCTTGCTTAATCCTGATGTTGTTGAAATGGCAATTGAAAACAATTCGAATGAGCTGTATTTCGTTATACACGCTGCAACAGGTAAACATTTGTATGTGCACAATACAGATATGATGCATTTTAAACATATTGTTGCTTCTAATATGGTTAAAGGAATTAGTCCAATCGATGTTCTTAAGAATACAATGGACTTCGATAAAGCCTTACGCTCTTTCAATTTAAGAGAAATGGATAAACCTGACTCTTTCGTCCTAACTTACGGAAGTAATGTAGACAAAGACAAAAGAAACGAAGTTATCAATGATTTCAAAGCTTTTTATCAAGAAAATGGAGGCATTTTATTCCAAGAACCAGGTGTTACAATAGATCAATTGCCTAGGAAATATGTTTCAGAAGATATTGTTGCATCTGAAAATTTAACTAGAGAGCGCGTAGCAAACGTTTTTCAAATACCGTCAGTGTTTTTAAATGCCGATTCAAAAACTACATTCAGCAAAAATGAGGAATTGAATAGATTCTTTCTACAACACACCTTATTGCCTATCATTAAACAGTATGAAGAAGAATTTAACAGGAAATTATTGACAATAGACGATAGAAAAAAAGGTCGATATTTTAAATTTAATGTTAAATCGTATTTACGTGCTGACAGCGCAACGCAGGCTGATGTGTATTTTAAAGCGTTAAGAAGTGGATATTACACAATTAATGAGATACGTGAGTGGGAAGATTTACCGCCAGTTGAAAACGGCGACAAACCTTTAATTAGTGGGGACTTATACCCTATTGATACGCCATTAGAGATGCGTAAGTCATTGAAAGGTGGTGATACAAATGAAAAGCGATCAAACATACTTCCAAATGAACAAGAAGGCAAATAA